One segment of Niveibacterium microcysteis DNA contains the following:
- a CDS encoding cytochrome c oxidase assembly protein, with amino-acid sequence MSSLERASENRRLLLRLAVAAVAMFGFGFLLVPFYNTICEVTGINRLMKADAQAANSQVDASRTLIVEFDANTHALPWRFSPQQSSVSTHPGALVRVDYVLENTTDKTVVGQAIPSYGPRVAAQYVKKLECFCFQQQTLAPHERRVMPVVFVVDAALPAEVNTVTLSYTFFEVEGAAPVAAAGRAG; translated from the coding sequence ATGAGCTCACTGGAACGCGCCTCCGAGAATCGTCGTCTGCTGCTGCGGCTGGCCGTGGCTGCGGTCGCGATGTTCGGTTTCGGCTTTCTTCTGGTGCCGTTCTACAACACGATCTGTGAGGTCACTGGCATCAATCGCCTGATGAAGGCGGATGCGCAGGCGGCCAACAGCCAGGTCGATGCCTCGCGCACGTTGATCGTCGAGTTCGACGCCAACACCCACGCGTTGCCGTGGCGCTTCTCGCCGCAGCAGTCGAGTGTGAGCACGCACCCCGGCGCACTGGTGCGGGTGGATTACGTGCTCGAGAACACCACGGACAAAACGGTGGTGGGGCAAGCGATCCCGAGCTATGGGCCACGCGTCGCCGCGCAGTACGTGAAGAAGCTCGAGTGCTTCTGTTTCCAGCAGCAGACCCTGGCGCCACACGAGCGCCGAGTCATGCCGGTGGTTTTCGTGGTGGACGCGGCGCTGCCGGCTGAAGTGAATACCGTGACCTTGTCGTACACCTTCTTCGAGGTGGAAGGCGCTGCGCCTGTGGCCGCTGCGGGGCGGGCCGGGTGA
- a CDS encoding DUF2970 domain-containing protein, translating into MTATPRAGFLATLRAVLWSFIGVRKRQDYQQDASSLNPLAVVVAGLIAGALFIFTLVMVVSWVTASP; encoded by the coding sequence GTGACGGCGACGCCGCGGGCTGGCTTCCTGGCAACGCTGCGTGCGGTGTTGTGGTCGTTCATCGGTGTGCGCAAACGACAGGATTATCAGCAAGACGCGAGTTCGCTGAATCCGCTTGCGGTGGTGGTGGCGGGCTTGATCGCGGGTGCGTTGTTCATCTTCACACTCGTGATGGTTGTGTCATGGGTTACGGCGTCGCCTTGA
- a CDS encoding cytochrome c oxidase subunit 3, translated as MSSTLEKYFVPEPSRFPIFGSAALLLIGAGAAMWLNRVSPGSWMVAAGFATLIYMLFGWFGQVVRESEGGKYGAQVDRSFRWSMGWFIFSEVMFFAAFFGVLFYVRVLALPELGSGKSAMLWDGFKSAWPNAGPYAEEAFTPMAAWGIPAINTAILLSSGVTLTWAHWGLLKGARGQLINGLALTVLLGVIFLCLQAYEYHHAYAEMNLTLASGIYGSTFFMLTGFHGMHVTIGATMLIVILARSIKGHFTAERHFAFEAVAWYWHFVDVVWLFLFVVVYWL; from the coding sequence ATGAGCTCCACGCTCGAAAAGTATTTCGTACCCGAGCCCTCACGCTTTCCGATCTTCGGCTCCGCCGCCTTGTTGCTGATCGGTGCGGGTGCGGCGATGTGGCTCAACCGGGTATCGCCTGGCTCTTGGATGGTGGCGGCCGGTTTCGCGACGCTGATCTACATGCTGTTCGGCTGGTTCGGCCAGGTGGTGCGCGAATCCGAAGGCGGCAAGTACGGCGCACAGGTCGACCGTTCGTTCCGCTGGAGCATGGGCTGGTTCATCTTTTCGGAGGTGATGTTCTTTGCGGCCTTCTTCGGCGTGCTCTTCTATGTTCGCGTGCTGGCCTTGCCTGAGCTAGGTTCCGGCAAGTCCGCGATGCTGTGGGACGGGTTCAAGAGTGCCTGGCCCAATGCCGGCCCTTATGCGGAAGAGGCCTTCACGCCGATGGCCGCGTGGGGTATTCCGGCCATCAATACTGCGATCCTGCTCAGTTCCGGCGTCACGCTGACGTGGGCGCATTGGGGATTGTTGAAGGGCGCTCGCGGCCAGCTGATCAATGGGCTCGCGCTGACCGTGCTGCTCGGCGTGATCTTCCTGTGCCTGCAGGCGTATGAGTATCACCATGCCTACGCGGAGATGAACCTCACGCTGGCGTCCGGCATTTATGGCTCCACCTTCTTCATGCTCACCGGCTTCCACGGCATGCATGTGACGATCGGCGCAACGATGCTGATCGTGATCCTCGCACGCAGCATCAAGGGGCACTTCACGGCAGAACGCCACTTCGCCTTCGAGGCGGTGGCCTGGTACTGGCACTTCGTCGACGTCGTGTGGC